GTACAAATAGAATAACTAATATAGGTCACATAACTTTAAAGAATTTTGTGTAATCTATTTTTGCAATACCAATAGCAGCCATTATAATACCAGATGTTGGTGTAAACAGATTTATGAATCCGTTCGCCATAGAAAAGGCAGTTATAGAACCACTAGCCAATACTTCTGAGTCTTTTGCAAGAACCCCTCCTAGTAATGGGAATACTGCTCTAGCAAACCCTGATGTTGAGGGAATAAATAATGAAAGAGGAATAAATAATATAAATAGAATAATTAGAATACCAATTGATGAATTAATTCCACCAATTGAACTAGCTAAACCAGAAACAACTAATTGTTGTATAAGTGATTTTTCAAGTGCTCAGCCAATCCCACCTGCAACAGCAATAACTAAACAAACTCCAAATAAATCTTTAGCTCCAGTCATAAATTGATCTAAGAAACCATCTTCGCCTAATCCGTTAACTAATCCAAGCACAATTGAAGATAATAAGAAAATTGCTGAAACAACAATAAATCCACCATTTCCAAAACCTTCAGCTTGACTTGATAAATAAGGAATGTGTGTATTTATTCATTCTCCAAATTTATAAAAAGGCCCAAAGCTTGTTTTGTTATCATAACCTAAAATACTATCTCAACCCACCATATAGAAAATCATTAATATAAATGTTAATCCAAAAAATACTAAAGTTAATTTTCTTTTTCAATTCATGTCTATTTTTTCAGCTGCTTCATTTAAAAAGAATTTTTTATCTTCTTCCATTGTTTTGAAAACAACTGATTTTTGAGGATTCATTTTAACTCTTCATGAATATCACATTACAAAAATTATAGATGCAGTTGTCATAACAAATCAAGATGTAAGTCTTCAAACTAAACCATCACCAACAGAGGTCTCAATACCAGCACCAGAGTTATTTATTGTGTCAACAGCAACCCCAATTGCAAAAGGATTAACTGTTGAGTTCATTACTCCAACACCAGCACCAAGTAAAACAATCATAAATCCAGTTAATTTATCAAAACCAGCTGCCATCATTAAAGGGATACAAATCATATAGAATCCTAAAGATTCTTCAGCCATACCCTCAGCACTACCAACTATAGAGAAG
This is a stretch of genomic DNA from Mesoplasma coleopterae. It encodes these proteins:
- a CDS encoding YfcC family protein translates to MKNDFKIRNPFRKNKSIPNEQEKKQFKMLSAFTILLLIIAFIIFISWILKWSGVSVVDDKNKSHDIVALGIFDLFIAPINGFVSGAEIIVFLVALGGFLNIVICSKALEGFSQNITSALKGKEIWAIIPLMVFFSIVGSAEGMAEESLGFYMICIPLMMAAGFDKLTGFMIVLLGAGVGVMNSTVNPFAIGVAVDTINNSGAGIETSVGDGLVWRLTSWFVMTTASIIFVMWYSWRVKMNPQKSVVFKTMEEDKKFFLNEAAEKIDMNWKRKLTLVFFGLTFILMIFYMVGWDSILGYDNKTSFGPFYKFGEWINTHIPYLSSQAEGFGNGGFIVVSAIFLLSSIVLGLVNGLGEDGFLDQFMTGAKDLFGVCLVIAVAGGIGWALEKSLIQQLVVSGLASSIGGINSSIGILIILFILFIPLSLFIPSTSGFARAVFPLLGGVLAKDSEVLASGSITAFSMANGFINLFTPTSGIIMAAIGIAKIDYTKFFKVMWPILVILFVLSIVMISIGGAIGGNIA